The Archaeoglobaceae archaeon genomic sequence AACCTTTCGGTTCCCAGATCACGAATCCCGAAGAGCGTTTGTAAACGTCTCGATCTCTTTTGCAGCATTGTCCCCAAACCGCTCGATCAGCCTTACGATCGCACTTCCAACAACAACTCCATCCGCTCCCGCTTGGAATAACTCTGCAACATGTTCCTTTTTTGAGACTCCAAATCCAACCGCTATTGGTTTTCTGCAAACACTCTTAGCCCTTCTAAGTGCTTTGAACGCCAATTCAGAGATCTTATCCCTGACCCCAGTAACCCCGTAGGTGGAAACAAGATAGATAAACTCGGAAAGCTCGTCAATGGCTCTAAGCCTCTCATCACTTGTGTTTGGTGCTGAAAGGAAAACATTTTTCATTCCCACATCTCTGCAGACTTCAACGAATTCGTTTGCCTCGTCGTAAGGTAGATCAACGACAAGTATGGCATCAATGCCACATGAATATGCATTTTCGACGAATTTCTTTATTCCTGTTCTATAGATCGGGTTGTAGTAACTCATGAGCACGAGTTTCTTATGGCTTTGCTCTCTGAACTTCTTTGCGATCCAGAAAGCATCTCTTAGCCTGAAGCCATTGCTGATTGCGGTGAAGTAGGCTTTCTGAATCGCTGGTCCATCTGCTATTGGATCGCTGAAAGGAACTCCGAGCTCAAAAACGTCCGCATTAGCATAGAGCATAAATTCAAGCGTTTTCTCTTTGCTCGGATATCCAGCTGGAAAGAAAACAATTAAAGACTTGTCAATCATTTCAGCACCTCCATGACGATGCCAAGATCCTTGTCTCCTCTGCCAGATAAGTTTACAATCACAACCGAGCCCTTAAGACTCTCGTCCTTTTCAAGATAAGCCAACGCGTGGGCACTTTCCAATGCGGGAATTATTCCTTCGAGCTTTGAGAGCTTCAGAAAAGCGTTTAAAGCTTCTTTGTCTGTAGCTATTGAATACTCAACTCTCCCAGAGTCCTTTAAATAGGCATGCTCAGGTCCCACGCCAGGATAATCAAGCCCAGCAGCAATGCTGTGCGTGTCCGCAATCATCCCCTCGGAGTCTTGAAGGAAATATGAAAGCATGCCATGAAGAACTCCTTTGCTACCAGCAGAAAGCGATGCTGAATGCCTTCCACTTTCAATCCCCTCTCCACCAGCCTCGACGCCGATCAG encodes the following:
- the trpA gene encoding tryptophan synthase subunit alpha translates to MIDKSLIVFFPAGYPSKEKTLEFMLYANADVFELGVPFSDPIADGPAIQKAYFTAISNGFRLRDAFWIAKKFREQSHKKLVLMSYYNPIYRTGIKKFVENAYSCGIDAILVVDLPYDEANEFVEVCRDVGMKNVFLSAPNTSDERLRAIDELSEFIYLVSTYGVTGVRDKISELAFKALRRAKSVCRKPIAVGFGVSKKEHVAELFQAGADGVVVGSAIVRLIERFGDNAAKEIETFTNALRDS